From one Lycium barbarum isolate Lr01 chromosome 6, ASM1917538v2, whole genome shotgun sequence genomic stretch:
- the LOC132645434 gene encoding phosphatidylinositol 4-kinase gamma 4-like — MSSAGVIAISPICKESLMIPSYLHSQESILIYVAMSGSMVPMRVLEYDSIDSVKLQIQTCKGFVVKNQKLVCGGRELARSNSLIKDYGVGDGNVLHLVLRLSDLQAINVKTASGEEFTFNVDRSRDVGYVKRQIAKKKGGGDIDEQEVICNGERLEDQRLIHDICKKDDAVIHLFVRKSAKIRARPVEKNFELSIVAPQLNDKVTLNRSGNEVDNNKLLVPREPPDRTSILEPIIVNPKIEVPLVISDLIGSTLEGLDRGHYPIRSSEGTGGAYFMLDAAGSKYLSVFKPIDEEPMAVNNPRGLPLSVDGEGLKKGTRVGEGALRECAAYLLDHPKSGRRSFSGEALGFAGVPPTVFVRCFHSGFNHPDGITSKIGSLQKFTENNGSCEDMGPNAFPVGEVHKIAVLDMRMANADRHAGNILMSKGEDGQIVLIPIDHGYCLPESFEDVTFDWLYWPQARQPFSSETIEYIKSLDAEEDIALLKFYGWDMPLESARTLRISTMLLKKGVERSLTPFTIGNIMCRKTLNKESVIEEIVQEALDSVLPSSSEDAFIETVSHIMDRRLNEIAY, encoded by the exons ATGTCTTCAGCTGGGGTGATTGCAATTAGTCCTATTTGTAAAGAGTCTTTGATGATTCCTTCATATTTACATAGCCAAGAATCGATTCTGATATACGTGGCTATGTCAGGGTCAATGGTACCAATGAGAGTATTGGAATATGATTCAATTGACTCTGTGAAACTTCAGATTCAGACCTGTAAAGGGTTTGTTGTGAAAAATCAAAAATTGGTTTGTGGGGGTCGAGAATTAGCCCGAAGCAATTCCCTTATTAAGGATTATGGAGTTGGTGATGGAAATGTTCTTCATTTGGTCCTTAGGTTATCAGATCTTCAGGCTATCAATGTGAAAACTGCTTCTGGTGAAGAGTTTACGTTTAATGTGGATAGGAGCAGGGATGTTGGATATGTGAAGCGTCAAATTGCTAAAAAGAAGGGTGGAGGAGATATTGATGAACAAGAAGTGATTTGCAATGGTGAGAGACTTGAAGATCAGAGGCTTATACATGATATCTGCAAGAAAGATGATGCTGTGATTCATTTGTTTGTGAGGAAATCTGCAAAAATTAGAGCAAGACCTGTGGAGAAGAATTTCGAGTTGTCTATTGTAGCACCACAACTGAATGACAAGGTTACATTGAACAGGAGTGGGAATGAAGTAGACAATAATAAGCTTTTGGTCCCTAGGGAGCCTCCTGATAGGACAAGTATTTTGGAACCTATCATTGTTAACCCAAAGATTGAAGTGCCTTTGGTGATTAGTGATTTGATTGGTTCTACACTTGAAGGGTTAGATAGAGGACATTATCCTATTAGATCATCCGAAGGCACAGGAGGAGCGTACTTTATGCTTGATGCAGCAGGGAGTAAGTATCTTTCGGTGTTTAAACCAATTGATGAGGAGCCTATGGCTGTGAATAACCCGCGAGGGCTGCCTTTGTCAGTTGATGGTGAGGGTTTGAAGAAAGGAACAAGAGTTGGAGAAGGTGCTTTAAGGGAATGTGCTGCCTACCTTTTGGATCATCCAAAAAGTGGTCGGCGTTCATTTTCTGGTGAGGCACTGGGCTTTGCTGGTGTTCCACCAACTGTCTTTGTGAGGTGTTTCCATAGCGGATTCAATCACCCAGACGGTATCACATCTAAGATTGGGTCGTTGCAAAAGTTCACGGAGAACAATGGAAGTTGTGAGGATATGGGTCCTAATGCTTTTCCTGTGGGGGAAGTGCACAAGATTGCTGTGCTTGATATGAGGATGGCGAATGCAGATAGGCATGCCGGGAATATATTAATGAGCAAAGGTGAAGATGGACAGATTGTCCTCATTCCAATTGATCACGGTTACTGCTTGCCTGAGAGC TTTGAAGATGTCACTTTTGACTGGCTGTATTGGCCACAAGCTCGTCAGCCATTTAGCTCTGAAACCATTGAGTACATAAAATCACTTGATGCGGAAGAAGACATTGCCTTGTTAAAGTTTTACGGGTGGGACATGCCTCTGGAAAGTGCACGCACACTCCGCATCTCTACAATGCTTTTGAAGAAAGGTGTAGAGAGGAGCCTCACGCCATTTACCATAGGGAACATTATGTGCCGGAAAACCTTGAACAAAGAATCTGTAATTGAGGAGATTGTTCAAGAAGCACTGGACTCCGTGCTCCCTAGCTCAAGCGAAGATGCATTCATTGAGACCGTGTCGCATATTATGGATCGCCGCCTTAATGAGATTGCCTATTGA